In one Culex quinquefasciatus strain JHB chromosome 2, VPISU_Cqui_1.0_pri_paternal, whole genome shotgun sequence genomic region, the following are encoded:
- the LOC6038295 gene encoding N-lysine methyltransferase SMYD2: MDVNIRPLQTHLLTRTFGQYKKPDGEFAMMTYYHEFLTETGGLNKQFDLYSMWQYVLANGPRIDVSEGVKSNSKAVAIRQEGNRFFKDQSWSNATEKYNESICWAETGSEEVGIGFANRSAVCYEEKNYELCLLNIMLARKHDCPDRLSAKLAAREQNCKQQIADGNSKGTVPSPMFPINVEVNPKIPFMANGLRMAELPTYGRAMIAERSFEPGDVILHEKSLLTVGDARYLHLNCNLCAEWKPYNLIPCPDCVWVMYCSEECRQQDLRTVHRFECGITAKLKHLNSWMVDMGPKLFFYGLTLFGDNVDKMKQFCDSNKRTGSNPMDVDYSGGTDPLEVFKNLQRVKYTKVKDAFDKRLMFLASVFYTVYMQSPLVRSLITTHQHKRFMLHCFNDYMQLAMQANLFCWDLITGPLFPIASIINHSCDPNVVTAARLSYIKLIVLKPIAKGEQIFISYGPVWYQNKDDRKQEQTMSLFRFQCGCVACNPIRLKRWLRSQSELDEQGKRESSTINLLLNNDAVPLATKTNLLQQFVKRNAYTHPNEAFCSGLQVYTEVLYHALMEEWDTNNRAWAMAELEANERKRR; this comes from the exons ATGGACGTCAACATCCGGCCGCTCCAAACCCATCTCCTGACCAGGACATTTGGCCAGTACAAAAAACCCGACGGTGAGTTTGCCATGATGACCTACTACCACGAGTTTTTGACCGAAACTGGCGGTCTGAACAAGCAGTTTGATCTATACTCGATGTGGCAATACGTGCTGGCCAACGGACCTCGGATCGACGTTTCGGAGGGGGTCAAGAGTAACtc CAAAGCGGTCGCGATCCGCCAGGAGGGTAATCGGTTCTTCAAAGACCAGTCGTGGTCGAATGCGACCGAGAAGTACAACGAAAGCATCTGCTGGGCAGAAACCGGTTCCGAGGAAGTGGGCATAGGTTTTGCCAATCG ATCGGCGGTTTGCTACGAGGAGAAAAATTACGAGCTGTGCTTGCTGAACATCATGCTCGCCCGGAAGCACGACTGCCCGGACAGGCTTTCGGCAAAGTTAGCAGCACGGGAGCAAAACTGCAAGCAGCAGATCGCCGATGGAAATTCCAAAGGAACTGTTCCGTCGCCAATGTTTCCCATCAACGTCGAAGTCAACCCGAAGATTCCTTTCATGGCTAACGGACTCCGGATGGCAGAACTACCTACGTATGGCCGCGCTATGATCGCCGAGCGGAGCTTTGAACCGGGAGATGTGATCCTGCACGAAAAGTCTTTGTTAACTGTTGGTGACGCGCGTTACCTACATCTGAACTGCAACCTGTGCGCGGAATGGAAGCCGTACAACTTGATTCCTTGCCCGGACTGTGTCTGGGTCATGTACTGCAGCGAAGAATGTCGGCAACAGGACCTACGCACCGTTCATCGATTCGAGTGTGGTATCACGGCAAAACTGAAACACTTGAACTCATGGATGGTGGACATGGGACCGAAATTGTTTTTCTATGGACTGACACTATTCGGCGATAACGTGGACAAGATGAAGCAGTTCTGTGACTCAAACAAAAGAACCGGATCGAATCCGATGGATGTGGACTATTCCGGTGGCACTGATCCTTTGGAAGTGTTCAAGAATCTGCAGCGCGTCAAGTACACAAAGGTGAAAGACGCGTTTGATAAACGTTTGATGTTTTTGGCTTCCGTTTTCTACACGGTGTACATGCAGAGTCCGCTGGTTCGCTCGCTGATCACGACCCATCAACACAAAAGGTTCATGCTACATTGCTTCAACGACTACATGCAGTTAGCCATGCAAGCCAACCTATTTTGCTGGGACCTTATCACCGGCCCACTTTTCCCGATTGCCTCCATAATAAATCATTCGTGTGATCCGAACGTGGTCACGGCCGCAAGACTGAGCTACATAAAACTGATCGTCCTCAAGCCGATCGCCAAAGGTGAGCAGATCTTCATCTCGTACGGTCCGGTTTGGTACCAAAACAAAGACGATCGCAAACAGGAGCAAACGATGAGCCTGTTCCGCTTTCAGTGCGGCTGCGTGGCTTGCAATCCGATTCGTCTGAAACGTTGGCTGCGCTCGCAATCCGAGCTGGACGAGCAGGGCAAGCGGGAGTCGAGCACCATAAATCTTCTGCTGAACAACGACGCAGTTCCGCTGGCGACCAAAACGAACCTGTTGCAGCAGTTTGTCAAGCGAAATGCGTACACCCATCCGAACGAAGCGTTTTGCTCGGGGCTGCAGGTTTACACGGAAGTGCTGTACCATGCTCTGATGGAGGAGTGGGACACGAATAACAGAGCCTGGGCAATGGCCGAGCTGGAAGCGAATGAACGGAAGAGAAGGTAA